Part of the Labilibaculum antarcticum genome, ATTGGGAACGAAAAGAAGATCAGCGCTTCAAAGGTGCTCTGCACTTTATTTGCGAAGATGAAAAATTGACTGCGATGAATGTTCTTTCTTTGGAAGATTATTTGATCAGTGTGATATCATCTGAAATGAGTGCCACCAGCAGCATGGAACTGTTGAAAGCTCATGCAATTATTTCCCGTTCCTGGCTAATCGCGCAGGTGATAAAAGGGGCTGAATTGCAAAAATCAGAATCCAATTATCAGAGTATTGTTGAAACCGATGAGCAATATATTCGTTGGTACGATCGCGAAGATCATGTAAATTTTGATGTTTGTGCCGATGATCATTGTCAGCGTTATCAAGGCATTACCAAACAATCGACCAAACTGGTAGTCGATGCAATTGATGCCACTCGCGGATTGGTGCTAACAAGCGAAGGCAAAGTTTGCGATGCCCGTTTCTCGAAGTGTTGCGGCGGAGTTGCCGAGACCTTCGAAAATGTATGGGAACCCGAAAATCACAAATACCTGCAGGCGGTTATCGATAATCCCAAAGCACCGGCAGGATATGATCTAAATCTGAAAGATGAGGACGTGGCCGAAAAATGGATCCGTACTTCACCTGAAGCATTTTGCAATACCACCGATAAAGAAATTCTCTCACAAGTTTTGAATGATTACGATCAGGAGACCATGGATTTTTACCGTTGGGAAGTATCTTATACACAAGGAGAGATTTCAGAATTGATAGAACGAAAAACAGGAAAAGAATTTGGGCAAATTCTGAATTTAATTCCTGTTGAAAGAGGAGAGTCTGGTCGTTTAATCAAATTGAAAATTGTGGGTAAAAAACGCAGTTTGGTGATTGGAAAAGAACTGGAAATCCGTAAAGTACTTTCTGAATCACATTTATATAGCTCCGAATTTGTTGTTGAAAGAGTAGGTGAAGAAAATGGTATTCCGGCTAAATTTATTCTGATAGGTGCCGGCTGGGGACATGGTGTTGGACTTTGCCAAATTGGTGCAGCAGTAATGGGCGCAAAAGGATATAAATACGATGAAATTTTACTGCATTATTTCCGTGGAGCAGAATTGGAAAAAAGATATTAACGACAGATCTGAGATGCAAGAAGAGAGATTTGAAAGCTGTAAATAGTCTAATATCTCAATTCTCATATCTATAATCTAAACTGAAAAAGAATGTCAAAAACAAAAACTCGCTCACCATGGGCATGGATTCCATCACTTTATTTTGCTGAAGGGATTCCTTACGTTGTGGTGATGACCGTTGCCGTGATCATGTACAAAAAGCTCGGTATTTCGAATACAGATATTGCTTTGTATACTTCCTGGTTGTATTTGCCTTGGGTGATTAAGCCTTTTTGGAGTCCGATTGTGGACATCGTAAAAAGTAAACGCTGGTGGATTGTTAGTATGCAATTGTTGATTGGTGCTGGTTTGGCGGGTGTTGCATTTACTGTTCCTACAACATTCTTTTTTCAATCTACATTGGCTTTTTTGTGGTTGCTGGCTTTTAGTTCGGCAACTCACGATATAGCTGCTGATGGATTTTATATGTATGGCTTAGATACAAATAAGCAGGCATACTTTATTGGAATCAGGAGTACTTTCTATCGATTAGCCATGATTACCGGGCAAGGACTTTTGATTATCCTGGCAGGATATTTCGAGACGACTAAGCTGTTCGGGAATACCGAAAATAACATTCCATTGGCATGGTCGCTAACATTTTATATTTTGGCAGCAGGGTTTTTGCTGTTTGGCGTTTATCACAAATTTGCTCTTCCATATCCTCAAGAAGACGAAGATCGCGAAGTGAAAAGTTTTTCCGGAGTGTTTGCTGATTTTGGAGAAACCTTTCTTACTTTTTTCATGAAAAAGGATATTTGGAAAATAGTAGGATTGCTTTTGGTGTATCGTTTGGGCGAATCTCAATTGGTGAAAATGGCATCTCCTTTTCTTCTCGATCCTAAAGAGGTTGGTGGATTAGGACTAACTACAAGCGATGTTGGATTAGTTTATGGAACCATAGGAATTCTTTTTCTGACCTTAGGAGGTTTGTTGGGTGGATTTTTAGCTTCTAAAAACGGATTGAAACATTGGCTGTGGCCGATGGTTATCGCCATTAACTTACCAAATCTGGTATATGTATACCTTTCCTATGCATTGCCCGAATCTTTCTTTTTAATTTGTGCCTCGGTGGCAGTAGAGCAATTTGGCTATGGTTTCGGTTTCACGGCCTATATGCTTTATCAGATTTATGTCTCCGAAGGAAAACACAAAACGGCTCATTTTGCATTCTGTACGGGGTTAATGGCTTTGGGAATGATGTTGCCAGGAATGATTTCCGGTTGGTTGCAAGAATTATTGGGCTATCAGCACTTCTTCGTTTGGGTAATAATATGTACCATCCCAAGTTTTATTATGGTGAAATTGATTCATGTAGATCCTAAATTTGGTATTAAAAAAGGAATCAATGAAACGTCCACGAGTAAATAATTATTAACTCACAAACAGGGATGATTATTTGCGGGTGGTAAGTTCCATCTGGCAACTGAATAAAAATTATAAGCAGATGAAAAATAGAATTGCATTTTTGGGAGATAGCTTAACCGAGGGAGGAAGTTGGGATGAATTTTTCCCTGCTTACGAAACGGCCAATTTCGGAATATCCGGAGAGCGGTCTGATGAAATCCTTTTTCGATTGGATGAGGTTCTGTTTTGGGAACCTAAAAAGATTTTTCTGATGATGGGCATTAACGATCTGGGCGAGGGCTTGGGTTATGAGAAGGTCCTTAAAAATCATCAAAAATTATTTTCAATAATGAAGGAGCATAAGGACATTGAATTGATTGTTCAAAGTCTTTTGCCTATTAATGATACGATGCTTGAAAGTGCCAATTTTAATGGAACTAAAATTTTTGAGCTTAACTATCATCTGAGAGATTTGTGTGAGAAAGAGAAGATCACTTTCGTGGATTTGTATACGGCTTTTTCAACCTATACCAACCAACTGATACATGATTATACGAACGACGGTTTGCATTTAAATGAAGCTGGTTATAGAATATGGCAGAATTGCCTGCAGTCTCAAAATCTCATCTAAAATCAATTGCGTCCTAAACGTTTTGTGGAATAGCTTTTACTTTATTCATTTAGATGGTATTATGTGCGTGATTTCTTTAAAGGGGATTATTTAAATTACATGTTGATTGGCATCTATTTTAAAGAGTTTTTGTTTTGCCTCTAAGATTTAGTAAGACCGGGAAGCTGAGCCCCGATAGCTATCGGGGTTGTTCGAAGATCACCCGGCCGCACTTAAGCTTGAGGTAAATAAGAAAGCTTTTTTAAATGTAGCCTTGATTTTTTTTGCTTCCGTTTTTTGTATTAAGACAAAAAATGAAGTCGGGTTTGGGCGGATAGCCCAATACAAAAAATAAATAGGACAATGTTGATCTAAAATCTAGATAATGAAAAAAACAGAACGTTTAATGGCTTTGGATGCCTTTCGGGGATTGACGATTGCTGCCATGATTACTGTGAATACTCCGGGTAGTTGGGGGCATGTTTACGCTCCATTGCTCCATTCCAAGTGGCATGGTTGTACGCCGACCGATCTGGTGTTTCCTTTCTTTCTATTTGCTGTTGGCGTTGCCATGTGGTTTGCTTTCGGAAAATTCGATCATAAATTAAGCCCCGAGGCAGGAAAGAAGATTCTGAAGCGAACCGTAATCATTTTCGGGATTGGTTTGTTGTTAAATGCGTTTCCATTTGTTCAGATTAAATTGGAAGATTTTCGGATAATGGGCGTTTTGCAGCGAATTGCCTTGGCTTATGGAATAGGAAGTTTGCTTTGTTTGTCGCTGAGTAAAATTCGATTGGTGTATGCCTCAGCCGTAATCCTTTTGGCATATTGGGGATTGGTTTTTTTCCTTGGCGGTGATGATCCATATAGTTTAGAAGGAAATCCGACAATGGCCTTCGATGCCATGATTCTTGGTGCAAGTCATATGTACAAGGGCTTTGGAGTAACTTTTGATCCGGAAGGATTGTTTAGTACTCTTCCTGCAATTGCAACGGTGATTCTTGGATATCTTTCTGGATTTTTAATCGCGTCCACCGAGCGAAAGAAGTTGGTTCTAAAGTTATTGATGTTTGGTTCTTTAGGTGTGATTGTTGGCTTGATTTGGAATTTGGGATTTCCTATTAATAAACCAATCTGGTCTAGTTCTTATGTGGTTTACACCGCAGGTTTAGCCCTTTTGGTTTTAGCTGTAATGATTTACCTGATCGATATTTTGGAGTACAAGAAATGGGCTCATCCTTTTCTGGTTTTCGGAATGAATCCTCTATTCATTTATGTTCTTTCAGGAGTTTGGGTAAGAGTGATTATTTATTTGGTTCACTTTTCAGATCAGGCTGGAAATTCAATGACCGGATACGCCTGGTTGTATAAAAATGCATTTGCATCCTGGGCAGGAGATATGAACGGGTCGTTATTTTTTGCTCTGGCTCATATAATGGTCTATTGGCTTATCGTGCTATTTCTCTACCGACGGAAGATTTTTATTAAAATATAAAAGAAAAGCTTCGGATTTAATCCGAAGCTTTTTTTGATCCAAATATTTTAGTTAGAAATTTACTCGGTTTAATTTCTTTTGTTGATTTGTTACGGCTAAGTAACATGGGGGCAGCAACACCCAGCGAAAGTGCTGTTAAAACAAAAAAGGCTTTTAATCCGTTATCAAATGTTTCCTGTAGCAATTGAAGAAAAATGGTGTGATCATTTTCTCCCGTTAAACGGATAATTACCAACATCATGCGGTACGTAAATGCACCGGGGACCATTGGGATAACTGCAGGAATTGCAAAAATGAAGGGAGGCGAATGTCTAAGGTGAGCTGCTACAACGCTTAAAAATCCAATGAGTATGGCGCCCATAAAAGAGCTAAGAATGATGTTTATTCCCAACTTTAAACAGATTAGCTTTAGTGTTCCACCCAGAGCACCCATAATAAATATCACCCATAATGTTCGGGGAGGAACATTAAAGAGTACTGCGAAACCAGTAGCTGCAAAGCCCAGCCAAATCCAGGTTTCATATAAATGAATCCACTCCATATTTTAAATGTTATAAATTAGTATTGCTCCCAATAAGCCTAAGGCAATCGATAGGGCAATGGTTAATCCATTTATTCCTCTCACCACACCGTTTAAAATATTTCCGTCCAGAAGATCCAGTAGAGAATTAATTAATGGAATTCCAGGAATTAAATATAAAACAGAGGTGGCAAAAGCATATTCGGGGTTGTTGCCAATATGCAGGTAAACTGTAGCTCCCGAAATAAGAGATGACACAAACGCGGCTGAGAAAATGCATAAATAGGGATTGAACTCTCTTTTTACGGCTTCCTGTCTTACATATAAGCCAATAAAGCTTGCCACAAATGCAACGATCATTTCGATGGCTTCACCACCAAAAAGGCGACAAAAGGAGGCGCCTGCCAAAGCTACCATCAGTAGTGTTACGATTCGGGGATAATGAGATACAGACTTCAGTCGGTCTATTTCATTACGAACCATTTCCAAATCCCATTTTTCCTCTATAATGTGCCAGCTCATTCTGCTGAGTCCGCTCACAATTTTGAAATTGACACGATGAGTCGATGTTTGCATCAGTCGGCTAAAGAATTGATTCGACTCTTCGTTGTTTATGGTCAACATTAATGCACGATGGGTAATTAATAATTCGGCATGGTATCCATAGGCCGAGGCTATTCGCATTACAGTAACCCGAATTCTAAATGTATTTGCTCCGGTCTCCATAAGTAAGGCTCCAACTTCGAGCAGGATTTCACACAGCTCATTAATCTTATCTTTTTCGGATAAAACCATAATATTTGTTTTAAAATGATTCTAATTTGATAATTGAGTACTCCGAATTCCTGTTTCTGTTGATCTGCCTGATAGTAATCTGTTACTATATGTTTAACTGCAGGTAAATGTGTTTTGTAGTTAAGTAGTATAGATATTTAAAAGAGAGCTTCTATTTTGAAGTTTATATTGATTTTAAGATTCAAGGAATTTACGTTGCAAATGTAATCATTTTAAGAATTTTAACTTCGGAAGTGGCGGGGAAATTATGATTTGAATTTATAGTTCATACTTTTTACTTATACAAGTAGTGTTTTTTTGATTTTTCTTTAAATGATTCTGTCTGCGAAGACCAAAGTTCCTCAATGTCATTTACCAGAAAATCTTCTGTAAATCTCATTCTGATTTCCTTGCTTCCGCATACTTTATCAAACATGCTTAGTCGTGAGGCTTCACACATCTCAAATGGATTTTTATCAGGATACAATTTGTGACATTCCTGCATTACATAGAATTGAATGAGGGAAACAGGTGCTTTTTGAATGGCCGTAAAATGCAATTGAACTCCATGCAGCATAATGTCTTTGCCAACGGAATAGTAGGGTTTGTAGTGTACAGGTCTAAATAGAACGCCAGGAATGTCCAAATCATTTAAATTTTCTGCTAAATCATCAGCATCGATCCATTCGGCACCAAATAATTCGAATGGCTGAGTGTAACCAACACCAATCGAAATAGTATACAATTCGCCAAGTATGCCCGATGCCGCATAGTAAATTGCACTCATCGAATTAGGAATGTGCGGAGAAGTTGGCACCCAAGCCAATCCAGTTTCCCGAAAAGTCATGCTTCGATTCCATCCATCCATTGCGATTACTTGCAATTTACATTTCTTGCTTTCCTTTAATAAGCCTTCTTCATTCAAGTATTTAGCCAGTTCGCCACAAGTTAGTCCGTATACATAGGGTATCGGAAACTGACTCACAAAAGATATTTGCTTCGGCTCAACTAAACAGCCTTCTATCTTATTTCCTCCAAAAGGATTTGGTCGGTCGAGTACGATAAATTCGACATCATTTTCGGCGCAAGCTTCCATTAGCAATCCCATGCTGCTGATGTAGGTATAGGATCGTACACCAATATCCTGAATGTCATAAATAATAGCATCCAAACCTTTTAGCATTTTGGCATTTGGTTTTTGTTGCTTGCCATACAAAGAATAGACTAGAATACCTGTTTTCTTGTCGGTGTAGCTTGCTACTTTCTCCCCGGCGGCATGATCTCCCCGTATTCCATGTTCAGGGCTGAAAAGAACTTTCACCTCTATTTCGTTGCAAGAGTGAAGCAGATCAATAGTCGACTCTAGATCCTTGTTTACTCCCGTAGGATTGGTGATGATTCCAATCTTTTTTCCTTTAAGAATTGCATAGTTGGTTTTTTGTAGTACATCTATGCCTGTATCTACTTTTTGAGCAAGAATTGGTTTTTGTAAAAATAATACTTGCAAGCAAACTAATAGAAGGAAATAGACTGCTCTCAAAGGAATACGTAATGCATTGTTATTAATCATGATGACTATTTTTTAAGTTTTTGCAATTTAGACTCTTGTTTTCTTGTTTATTCCATTGCAAAACTAATAAATTTTATATTTTTGTAACATGTATGACAACTTAAAGAATATTTTTAAATGATGAAATGTTCTAGTCATTATTTTTTGCTTTCTTTTCATAGGTTGCAAGCTGTCTGATGTAAGCGCAGCAAATTTAGCCTTTTTAATTGAGATGGGTGAAATTACTATCGCCAGTCAATTTATTGAGGAGAAGCTTTTGGATGCTGTATCCGAAAGAGATGAACCTGTCAATTTTAAAAGAGGTGAATTGGAGTGGAAAGCTGGGAACATTTATTTTGGTGATTGGACTTATAAAATGAGAGTAACATACAATTAGAAATGAGTAAAAAAGGATTTATAGGATTGTTATTGTTGTTGATTGCCTTTGGTGCAATGGCTAAAAACAAATCGCCGAAAAGAGAGATGCGTGCGGTTTGGGTAGCTACAGTTGCTAATATTGATTGGCCATCGAAAACAGGACTTTCTGTTGATGAGCAAAAGAAAGAAATGATCACTCTTTTGGATCAGCACAAAAAGAACGGAATGAATACCATTGTATTTCAGATTCGACCAGCTACCGATGCTTTTTATCAATCACTCTACGAGCCTTGGTCACAATGGTTGAGTGGTGAGCAGGGAATTGCTCCAGATCCATTTTACGATCCACTGAAATTCGTAATCGAGGAATGCCATAAAAGAGCGATGGAACTTCATGCCTGGATGAATCCTTACCGGGCGGTATTTCTGTATGAGAATGCAAAAACAGATCCTGAACACATAACAAATCAACATCCTGATTGGTTTCTAAAATACGGGAAACACAAGTATTTTAATCCCGGCTTGCCCGAAACCAGAGCTTACGTATCTAAAATTGTAGGAGATGTAGTTCGACGATACGATGTGGATGCAATTCACTTCGACGATTATTTCTACCCCTACAAAATTGCAGGAAAGCCATTTCCTGATTCGTTAAGTTTTGTGCAAAATGGAGGTGACTTTTATCCGGATCGAATTGATGATTGGCGAAGAGATAATGTGAATCAGGTGATCAGACAAATTAACGATACAATTAAATCAATTAAGCCATGGATGCCTTTTGGAATATCTCCTTTTGGAGTTTGGCGCAATAAGGATATGGATAAATCCGGATCTAGAACCAAGGCTGGTCAAACGAATTATGACGACTTGTATGCTGATGTTTTGTTGTGGTTAAAAAACGACTGGATTGATTATGTGACACCTCAAATTTATTGGCACATTGGAAAAAAGGTGGCGAATTATCGAATTCTTGCCAAGTGGTGGCGAAAAAATTCTTTTGGTAAGCCGTGTTATATAGGGCATGGAGCTTACCGCTTGGACTCTGCTTCTAAAAGTAAGGCTTGGCAAAGTACAGATCAAATCATCCGACAAATAAAAATGAATCGTCGTTTGAATGGATTAAATGGGAGCATGTTTTTTTGTTCGAAGAATTTCACCGAAAACCGATTAGGAATTAATGAAGCCTTACAAACAGAGGTGTATCAGATTCCTGCTCTTAATTTGGAGAACAGTAACTATCAAAAAGCCAGGTTGGAAGCAGTAGAATTGCAAATAAAGGAAGATGCACTGACTTGGAATGCTGTTGAAGGAGCTATTTACTATGTAGTATATCAGTCGTCTGGAAAATCATTTAAAAACGATAAAGTATTTTGTATTACAACTTCTTTGGAATTAGAAATGCCAATACAAGGAAAAATGATGTTTTACTTAGTTAAATCAGTTGATAGAGGTCATTTTGAAAGTGCCGCCAGCAATTGGATAAAAGCGGGCAAATAAATAGATGGCTATTCATTGAATTAAAATATATTCACTTGTATGATAAGTATGTGCTTTTAAACATATTGAGCCGTTACAGGAAATCAATGGATGTGTTTAAATTTGGAATCATGTAAGATGTAATACCAATTAGTGTTGAGATGAGAAATAAAATTTGGTTAGTTATTATTTTTATTGGTTTTGCTTGTAGTAACAACTCAGACTTGTTGCAACAAGCAAGCCAAATTTCTCAAACTGTAAAGTTGCAGATTGCACCGGATGGTAGAGAGGCAATTTTTGATCCTGCTTTTTCTATTAGTAAGGACAACGGATTAGTAGTTAGTGGTGAGACATCTCTGTCGGAGGCAAAGTTAGCCTTGTTCTCAGCTTTGGAAGTTTTGAAAGTTCATTTGGTAGATAGCTTGGTTTTACTTCCCGAGAAAAAATTAGGGGATAAGAATTGGGGGGTAATCAATTTAAGTGTTGTGAACTTAAGAGCCTATCCAAAGCATTCGGCAGAGCTTGTTTCTCAATCAATAATGGGAACACCGGTCAGGTTATTAAAGGAAGAGGATGGTTGGTATCAAATACAAACTCCTGATCGATATATTGCTTGGGTTGATAGAGCTGCAATCGCTCAAAAAACAGAAGGCGAGATGGAGCAGTGGAGGAATTCAAAAAGAATAATTTTTATTCCTGATTTCGAAGTAGTAAAAGATCCGGGACAAAATGAGGTGGTGACCGATTTGGTCGCTGGTTCAATCCTTGAGGTTGAGAAAGAGAATAAAGACAGCTATGATTTGGCATTGCCCGATGGAAGAAGAATACAAGTTGAAAAATCAAACTGTGAAGTGTTTTCTGATTGGAAAAATCGGGAGTTAGAAGATATTGCTCTTTTAACCAAAACGGCAAAGCAATTTATCGGACGGCCTTATTTGTGGGGCGGAACTTCTGTTAAAGGGGTTGATTGCAGTGGATTTGTTAAATCAGTTTACTTTATAAACGGGATTATTTTAGCCCGTGATGCATCATTACAGTTTCTTCATGGAGATACCATTTCTCCCGGGCATGGGTTTTCGGAATTAGCAGAGGGAGATTTGGTTTTTTTCGGAAGAGCAAAGACAGATGAGAAGCCAATGAAAGTTACTCATGTAGGAATGTATATGAATCATGGAGAATATATTCATTCTTCAGGCAGAGTTAGAATAAATAGTTTTGATCCTGAAGCTGAAAATTATAATAATTACAGGTCGATCACCTGGTTGGGTGGCCGACGGGTTTTAAGTAGAATAGGAGAGTCCGGTATTGTGCGGGTTTCTGAGCACCCATGGTATTAAGAGAGCAAAAAAAATGACAATAGACAGAAGAAAATTTTTAGGAAACACCGGTTTATTAGCTGGAGCTGCATTTTTGCTTCCAGCCATGAATTCTTGTGGCGGAACTGGAACTGGAACTGGAAAATCAAGTTATTTTGGCAAAGGGCTAAAACTTAGCTTTGAGCCATATGAGTTGCAGCTGAAGCACGTGTTTACCATTGCATCTTTTTCCAGAACAACCACTCCGGTTATGCTTACGAAAATTGAGTGGGAAGGAGTTGTTGGTTATGGTGAAGCTTCAATGCCTCCTTATTTGGGCGAATCACACCAAACTGCGACTAAATTTTTAAACAGTTTGAATTTAAAACAGTTCTCCGATCCGTTCCGCTTGAGTGAAATACTAAGCTATGTGGATGCTGTTGCTGATGGAAATTGTGCGGCAAAGGCCTCAATTGATATTGCATTGCACGATTTAATCGGGAAATTATTGGAGAAGCCCTGGTTTAAAATATGGGGTTACAATAAGGAGGATACTCCGGTAACAACCTTTACCATAGGAATGGATAAACCTGATGTGGTAATTGAAAAAGTGAAGGAAGCTTCTCCTTATAAAATGTTAAAAGTGAAAATTGGGAGAGGTACCGATGAGGAGATGATTAATACAATTCGCAAAATTACAGATGTGCCTTTGTGTGTTGATGTGAATCAAGGATGGAAAGACAAGCATGAGGCCTTAGATAAAATTCATTGGTTAAAAGAACAGGGAGTCGTTTTTGTTGAGCAGCCAATGGATAAACACAATCTGGATGATATGGCATGGTTGACACAGCACAGCCCTTTGCCAACAATTGCAGATGAAGCTATTCAGCGATTGGATGATGTAGCAAAATTGCAGGGTGTATATTCTGGTATCAATATTAAATTGATGAAGTGCACAGGAATGCGCGAAGCTCATAAAATGATGAATGTAGCCCGTTCATTGGACATGAAAGTGATGATAGGATGCATGACGGAAACGTCTTGCGGTGTTAGTGCGGCAGCCCAACTGTCGCCTATGGTGGATTGGGCTGATTTGGATGGGAATTTATTAATATCAAATGATCCTTTTAAAGGAATTCAGGTTCTCGACGGGAAAGTAATTTTGCCCGACCGTCCGGGAATTGGAGTCACGAAAATATAAGTAATTTTTAATTATTTTTTGCTAATCTAAATTTAACACTATGAGAAAAATTGCATGCTTTACGCTAATCATGCTTCTTGGCTGGCAGGTATCCTGGGCACAGGATTTGCTGGTTAAAGGTGTGGTTACCGGTGCAGAAGACGGGTTGACTATCCCGGGAGTTTCGGTTGTCGTAAAAGGTACAACCAACGGAACAACTACCGATTTTGATGGGAAATACGAAATTAAAATTGGAACGAATACCATTTTGGTATTTTCTTACATTGGAATGAAATCATTTGAGGCCACAGTTGGTGCTCAAACAGAATTAAATGTGGCACTGGAATCTGATAATTTCGCAATGGACGAAATTGTGGTTGTGGGTTACGGTGTTCAGAGAAAAAGTGATATAACGGGTGCAGTAGCATCTGTAGATTTCGAAGATCTAGAGTCTCAGCCTATTAATACGGTGAGTGATGCATTAAAGGGTAGAATTGCCGGGGTACAGGTAATTTCAAACAGTGGATCTCCAGGGGGATCAACTTCTATCCGTGTTCGTGGTATTGGATCTGTAAATAATGCAGAGCCATTATATGTTGTTGATGGAATACCAACATCAGATATTGATTTTCTTAATCCGAATGATATTGCATCTATTGAAGTTTTGAAGGATGCTTCTTCATCTGCTATTTATGGTTCTCGTGGGGCAAACGGAGTTGTTTTGGTGAGTACAAAAAGCGGAAAAGTGAATTCGGCCCCAAGAATTTCGGTTGATGCTTACTACGGCGTAAAAGAGGTTCTTAACAATTGGGAAACAACTTCAGGTTCTGAATGGTATTCCATTCAGGAGGAAATGAATAAAACCAGAACTTCTCCACTTGATTTATCTCAGGTTGATAAAAGTGTAAATACTGATTGGTTTGATGAAATTACTCGTTCGGCTACGGTTCAGGATTATAATATTAATGTTTCCGGAGGTTCTGATAAATTAACCTATATCGTGGGTGTTGGGTATTATGACGAAGAAGGTACTGTAATAGGTTCTGATTACGAAAGAATTAATACTCGATTGAAAACAGAATATCAAGCCAAAGAATATTTGAAAATTGGAACCAATATCAATATTCAAAGTAATAAGAGGAGTTCAATTTTAGAAGGTAGTTACCATACAGGTGTTATTAATACAGCTATCAAATTAGAGCCTGTTATTCCAGTATGGATTAATAAGGCTGATGGAAAATATGATTATTCTAAATTTACGGATTATCCAAATCCTGTTGCTCAAATTGAATACGATAATTACAGAACTGAACAATTCCGTTTATTAGGGAATGTTTTTGCTGAGTTGGAAATCATTAAAGATTTAAAATTTAAAACCAGTTATGGTTTGAACAGAAGTGTAACTGACACTTATGATTTTGATCCGGTTTACAGTGTGAATACAAATCAAAGTAATGGAATAAGTAAGGTTTATAGAGGTTATAAGCGTTCTGTGTATCAGACTTGGGAAAATACTTTAGCCTACAACAAAACGATAGGGAAACATAGTATTGGTGCTTTGGTAGGTTTTACCAAGGAGAAAAGCCGTGACGAATGGATGTCGGGTAGCAAAACTAATGTTCCTAATGAAGATGAAACACTTTGGTTTTTGGATGGAGCAGCTGATGGAGATCTT contains:
- a CDS encoding glycoside hydrolase family 10 protein; this translates as MSKKGFIGLLLLLIAFGAMAKNKSPKREMRAVWVATVANIDWPSKTGLSVDEQKKEMITLLDQHKKNGMNTIVFQIRPATDAFYQSLYEPWSQWLSGEQGIAPDPFYDPLKFVIEECHKRAMELHAWMNPYRAVFLYENAKTDPEHITNQHPDWFLKYGKHKYFNPGLPETRAYVSKIVGDVVRRYDVDAIHFDDYFYPYKIAGKPFPDSLSFVQNGGDFYPDRIDDWRRDNVNQVIRQINDTIKSIKPWMPFGISPFGVWRNKDMDKSGSRTKAGQTNYDDLYADVLLWLKNDWIDYVTPQIYWHIGKKVANYRILAKWWRKNSFGKPCYIGHGAYRLDSASKSKAWQSTDQIIRQIKMNRRLNGLNGSMFFCSKNFTENRLGINEALQTEVYQIPALNLENSNYQKARLEAVELQIKEDALTWNAVEGAIYYVVYQSSGKSFKNDKVFCITTSLELEMPIQGKMMFYLVKSVDRGHFESAASNWIKAGK
- a CDS encoding C40 family peptidase, which translates into the protein MRNKIWLVIIFIGFACSNNSDLLQQASQISQTVKLQIAPDGREAIFDPAFSISKDNGLVVSGETSLSEAKLALFSALEVLKVHLVDSLVLLPEKKLGDKNWGVINLSVVNLRAYPKHSAELVSQSIMGTPVRLLKEEDGWYQIQTPDRYIAWVDRAAIAQKTEGEMEQWRNSKRIIFIPDFEVVKDPGQNEVVTDLVAGSILEVEKENKDSYDLALPDGRRIQVEKSNCEVFSDWKNRELEDIALLTKTAKQFIGRPYLWGGTSVKGVDCSGFVKSVYFINGIILARDASLQFLHGDTISPGHGFSELAEGDLVFFGRAKTDEKPMKVTHVGMYMNHGEYIHSSGRVRINSFDPEAENYNNYRSITWLGGRRVLSRIGESGIVRVSEHPWY
- a CDS encoding dipeptide epimerase, producing MTIDRRKFLGNTGLLAGAAFLLPAMNSCGGTGTGTGKSSYFGKGLKLSFEPYELQLKHVFTIASFSRTTTPVMLTKIEWEGVVGYGEASMPPYLGESHQTATKFLNSLNLKQFSDPFRLSEILSYVDAVADGNCAAKASIDIALHDLIGKLLEKPWFKIWGYNKEDTPVTTFTIGMDKPDVVIEKVKEASPYKMLKVKIGRGTDEEMINTIRKITDVPLCVDVNQGWKDKHEALDKIHWLKEQGVVFVEQPMDKHNLDDMAWLTQHSPLPTIADEAIQRLDDVAKLQGVYSGINIKLMKCTGMREAHKMMNVARSLDMKVMIGCMTETSCGVSAAAQLSPMVDWADLDGNLLISNDPFKGIQVLDGKVILPDRPGIGVTKI
- a CDS encoding SusC/RagA family TonB-linked outer membrane protein, coding for MRKIACFTLIMLLGWQVSWAQDLLVKGVVTGAEDGLTIPGVSVVVKGTTNGTTTDFDGKYEIKIGTNTILVFSYIGMKSFEATVGAQTELNVALESDNFAMDEIVVVGYGVQRKSDITGAVASVDFEDLESQPINTVSDALKGRIAGVQVISNSGSPGGSTSIRVRGIGSVNNAEPLYVVDGIPTSDIDFLNPNDIASIEVLKDASSSAIYGSRGANGVVLVSTKSGKVNSAPRISVDAYYGVKEVLNNWETTSGSEWYSIQEEMNKTRTSPLDLSQVDKSVNTDWFDEITRSATVQDYNINVSGGSDKLTYIVGVGYYDEEGTVIGSDYERINTRLKTEYQAKEYLKIGTNINIQSNKRSSILEGSYHTGVINTAIKLEPVIPVWINKADGKYDYSKFTDYPNPVAQIEYDNYRTEQFRLLGNVFAELEIIKDLKFKTSYGLNRSVTDTYDFDPVYSVNTNQSNGISKVYRGYKRSVYQTWENTLAYNKTIGKHSIGALVGFTKEKSRDEWMSGSKTNVPNEDETLWFLDGAADGDLAAGSASEYTLMSYLGRINYSYDNKYLMTVNFRSDGSSRFADGNRWGYFPSVALGWKLSEENFMKEIDWLSILKLRGGWGQIGNQNIGTYPYQTTMNGSAQYRYILGNDEAVNQGYVVTSMKDRNIQWETVESLNLGVDAALFDARMEVSFDWFNKDTKDMLLSVPIPYYYGYESGPVVNVGEANNKGIEVSLSWRDQVGKDFSYNIGLNVSTYKNEMKSLGSGQPITGGNYYLGSATRTEEGESIGYFYGYKTDGVFQLQSEIDEYAIQQGSDNSGLQPGDMKFVDVTGDGVVDGDDRTKLGSPDPDYTYGINLGAQYKNWEISAFIQGSKGNEIFNAMKTHLYKFDETNKHKDMLNSWTPTNTNTNMPRLTGYDRNDTNRTSDRFVEDGSYMRLKNLMVAYNFPKRMLNRLKLNSAKLYFSGQNLWTVTDYSGADPEIGQVSSTNYLSRGVDIGTYPQAKTYVVGVKLGF